Proteins encoded in a region of the Paenibacillus sp. E222 genome:
- a CDS encoding spore germination protein, which translates to MPLTTTPKKNPHLAEPFRINEHNLTTFFAGSDDVITSSHMIGESPQQIVIVYCSGMVDSKSIYDIILPELTRTYESTHFVRASDIEKSITLQWTSIDIQNNPLGKELMSLRVFEGHMLICIPSIQKMWSMDISNIPTRSPDESTTEVSIRGARDGFIERLSVNIALIRTRLRTAELACNIELIGSRSVTKVALMYIKNIANPELIDDVKNRLRKIDIERIMTANELEELLSPSKVTLFPVTHYTGRPDFAAECLLNGRFVIIVDGNPSVIIGPVNLFLLLKSPEDASFPFLPVNVGRMLRFIGLLITVFLPGFYIALTSFHMDQLPFPLVATISVGRMGLPMESGVEMFLIMLLMELFREAGVRLPSAIGQTLTVVGGLIIGDSAIRAGMVSPLMIVVIAVTVVAGATIVNQVMTSSVLILRFFCFVLGASLGIYGFILSIILFLIYLTDLKSFGIPYLTPLSPLNFKQALASLFKLPKGWMKRRPVYLETQEPRKEGNER; encoded by the coding sequence ATGCCGCTCACAACCACACCAAAGAAGAACCCCCATCTGGCTGAACCATTCCGAATCAATGAGCATAATCTGACGACGTTTTTTGCAGGTTCAGACGATGTGATCACCAGCAGCCATATGATTGGGGAATCTCCGCAGCAGATTGTCATCGTGTATTGCAGCGGTATGGTCGACAGCAAATCCATATATGATATTATTCTTCCCGAACTGACCCGAACGTACGAGAGTACTCACTTTGTTCGTGCATCGGATATCGAGAAGTCCATTACCCTGCAATGGACAAGTATAGACATACAGAATAATCCGCTGGGAAAGGAACTCATGTCCTTGCGGGTGTTTGAGGGACACATGCTCATCTGCATTCCTTCCATCCAGAAGATGTGGAGCATGGATATATCCAACATTCCTACACGGTCGCCGGATGAATCCACTACGGAAGTATCGATCCGCGGGGCACGAGATGGCTTTATCGAACGACTATCAGTTAATATTGCGTTAATTCGTACACGCCTGCGTACGGCTGAATTAGCCTGTAATATTGAATTAATTGGTTCTCGCTCCGTGACCAAAGTCGCCCTGATGTATATTAAGAACATTGCCAATCCCGAGCTGATTGATGATGTGAAGAATAGGCTGCGCAAAATCGATATCGAACGCATTATGACGGCCAATGAACTAGAGGAATTATTGTCCCCTTCCAAAGTCACATTGTTTCCGGTAACCCATTACACGGGCAGACCTGATTTTGCGGCTGAATGTCTTCTGAACGGACGTTTCGTCATTATCGTGGATGGCAATCCCAGCGTCATCATCGGACCCGTCAATTTGTTTCTGCTTCTCAAATCCCCCGAGGATGCCAGCTTCCCGTTTCTTCCGGTGAATGTGGGCCGTATGCTGCGTTTTATCGGGCTATTAATAACCGTGTTCTTGCCTGGTTTCTATATTGCGCTGACTTCTTTTCACATGGACCAGCTACCCTTTCCTCTAGTAGCCACGATTTCGGTTGGGCGCATGGGTTTACCTATGGAGTCTGGTGTGGAAATGTTTCTCATTATGCTGCTGATGGAGCTATTCCGGGAAGCAGGGGTGAGGCTTCCCAGCGCCATTGGTCAGACACTGACCGTTGTTGGCGGATTGATTATTGGGGATTCGGCCATCCGTGCAGGCATGGTTTCCCCGCTCATGATTGTCGTCATTGCTGTAACCGTAGTGGCCGGAGCAACGATTGTGAATCAGGTCATGACCAGTTCTGTTCTGATTCTACGTTTTTTCTGTTTTGTACTGGGGGCATCCCTTGGCATATATGGGTTCATTCTGTCCATTATCCTGTTCCTGATCTATCTGACCGATCTGAAATCGTTCGGGATTCCTTATCTCACGCCGCTCAGTCCGCTTAATTTCAAACAGGCACTCGCCTCCTTGTTCAAACTTCCGAAAGGATGGATGAAACGCAGACCTGTCTATCTCGAAACGCAGGAGCCGCGCAAAGAAGGGAATGAGCGATGA
- a CDS encoding Ger(x)C family spore germination C-terminal domain-containing protein, which yields MLSFKLIATHNNTSTTTYLPCITLNKEHWSQNKKNYELFMIDGAFFERTGDDFEYLPHSKLSGFHWLLKDMRRAPLIIENEGTVYGVLSVGLPNIKIVPVIRGNEVHFNIDAKYLTALYEYLTPVSYDEMVRFSEKTLREQIMQTYREGLKRGVDVYGLQEKVYRKNPGLWRKLSNNGSKMILTEDSIQKLDIHITIPYTGKFRRKV from the coding sequence GTGCTCAGTTTCAAACTCATTGCCACCCATAACAATACGTCCACGACAACTTATCTGCCTTGTATCACCCTGAACAAGGAACACTGGTCGCAGAACAAAAAGAATTATGAACTGTTTATGATTGACGGTGCTTTTTTTGAAAGAACCGGGGATGATTTTGAATATTTGCCCCATAGCAAGCTTTCTGGATTTCACTGGTTACTTAAGGATATGCGTCGTGCGCCATTGATTATTGAGAACGAAGGAACCGTCTATGGTGTGCTCAGCGTTGGTTTGCCTAATATCAAAATTGTGCCTGTCATTCGTGGGAATGAGGTTCATTTCAACATCGATGCCAAGTACCTGACCGCTTTGTATGAATATCTCACCCCTGTTTCCTATGACGAGATGGTCCGATTCAGCGAGAAGACATTGCGGGAGCAAATCATGCAAACGTATCGCGAAGGTCTGAAACGCGGGGTCGATGTCTATGGACTTCAGGAGAAGGTTTATCGCAAAAATCCAGGTCTGTGGCGCAAGCTGTCCAACAACGGCTCAAAGATGATCCTGACGGAAGATTCCATTCAGAAGCTGGACATTCATATTACCATTCCATATACGGGTAAATTCCGTAGGAAAGTGTAG
- a CDS encoding WXG100 family type VII secretion target, with protein MGRISVSLSDLRRAVQQCEQLQQRLMQQEQKMRSIHGRLQQDWIGTSATELSHRMQSFMDGASAKLNELEAHKEELMRFIRKMEEADREDRRDRSRVQ; from the coding sequence ATGGGCAGAATATCCGTATCCTTGTCTGATTTAAGAAGGGCTGTTCAGCAATGTGAGCAGTTGCAGCAACGGCTCATGCAGCAGGAACAGAAAATGCGCTCCATTCATGGCCGATTGCAGCAGGACTGGATCGGTACATCCGCAACAGAACTGTCACACAGAATGCAGTCATTTATGGATGGGGCATCTGCAAAGCTGAATGAACTCGAAGCTCATAAAGAAGAACTGATGCGATTTATTCGTAAAATGGAGGAAGCGGACAGAGAAGATCGCAGGGATCGCAGCAGGGTACAGTAA